The Solanum dulcamara chromosome 2, daSolDulc1.2, whole genome shotgun sequence region tgaggatagataatggaggagaatacactggtgatgaatttgataatttctgtaaacaagaaaatattaaaaggtAGTTCacagtggcatatactccacaacaaaatggagtagcagagcgtaTGAACaaaaccttgttggaacggacaagaacTATGTTGGTAGTTGTAAGATTGAAAAAATCATTCTAGACAGAAGTAGTCAAAATcacctgttatgtgatcaatcggtcaccatcaaccgcaattgatctgtaAACTCCAATAGAGATGTGGAAaagaaaaccagctgattattcttaCTTACATATATTCATAAGTCCTACTtttgttatgtacaacacccatgAAAAATTAAAGTTAGATCCGAAATCCaagaaatgcattttcttagggtatgctgatggagtcaagagGTATCGCTTGTGGGTTTTTACTGCCCGCAAGGTAGTAATTAGTAgcgatgttgtatttgttgaaaataagatacaagaaaaagaaggtaggactttgaaagaaaaatcagggactactacagttgaaattgaaaaaatagaagaagttctaGTTTCTTTTGAAGCAGCACTATAGCacaaagaacaagagcaagttaagatcgaaactccacaagttcgatggtcaactagggagagaagagtaCCAGCTtgacactcagattattctatggagggcAATGTTGCATACTTTCTATTAACAAaggatggagagccttcaacatttcacgaggctatgaaaggccaagaatcatctctatgGATGGCAGCAATGCGAGAAAAAATTGAaactcttcataaaaataaaacatgggatcttgttcaattaccataAGTAAGGAAGGCCATTGAAAATAGAtaggtctacaagatcaaacacaatggtaatgatcaagtggagaagtatcatgcaagattggtggtaaaaGGATTCGCTTAGAAAGAAGATacagacttcaatgagatattttctttgGTGGTttgactcacaacaattcgagtggtcctgacaatgtgtgctacatttgacttgtacttagaGTAGTTAGACTTGTatgaagccgatcaacagtaacaagttcatatggtgtcgatcttctattggtcTAGCataaacgtaacattgcagtaattgggtagaaaggatagTGTGAAGACTTAAGTGATTgtcaattaaattttcaagtgggagaatgtaaGAAAGTCAAAAATGGGGGTGCACATGCACTGTCCAAGAAGAAAACgcgttatacaccaagataaatattgtagtcttgagtgtcctctttagtgaattatttttttacaagagataagtgtttattgttgttttctccttatatttgagagtagtgtactcccatattatcattgtaaaatccttctaccccgtggtttttttcctctatttgtttgaagggtttccacgtaaaattctcgtatccaatttattttcattatttatcatcatatcaaactttagttgtggtgcttacTCTTCTTAACATTTGTTACACTTTTCTTCGGCAACTAGTGAAAATATATTGACCGTCTACCTTTTGCACTTTGTGTTtgttgttaatttatttaattttggcATGGGTTGTATCAAACTTGTGAtacattttttttcaagtttcaatttttcaaattgaaattacaaaaaaatttaCAGTATACGCACTTTTAGGGATAGAATAGACTAGACAGCCCTAATTGACAAACTAGGGAGGTCAAATGGTGCTTCACTTTTTTTTAGCTGTAATTGTCAAACAAGGGAATTTCACTATAGTAACTTAACACAATATCTCACTATTTTTGGAGGTTAAAGAATGTCTATCCAGATGAGGGGAACTTAGTGAACTAGATTGAGGGCATAGACAAAGTAAAAGTTGGGTTATATGAGTTGTGTAATTGTGAGTTGGGTTATATAAGTTGTGTAATTGTGTTGCTGGTGTTTCTTCCATAAAATTTCATAGCTGCGGAGTCTTACTACTAAAAATCACTATTTTCTCACTATGAAATGTTGAGTAGCTATTaagatattttgattgaatcagtctgaaaaaaatagtaattgtTTCATATGAATAAATTAGGAAGTTTTTCACTACTTCAGTAGGAATTTATTTTCCATTCAATAGAAAATAAGTGAAAAATCATATTTAATGACATAAATTTCTCACTCATTCATGGTGAGAAAACCTTTGTTTCTAGTTGTGTCTGAAGACCCGTAGCCACTTAATCAAACAACATCACTCTGCTACTGGATTTTCGTTTTTCAACTATACACGTCAATTGTTGAGATTAGtttgtttttttccttattttggtaGACTTGGAGGATTCTTGTCTTACGGCCCTGAGACTAATCAAAGAAGTTGTTATTTTCCTATGTGTAATTCCTTCCAGTTCCACTCTGTGTGATACCTGGAAAACCTGTGAATGATCCATTATATCAGGAATTTCCAAAGCCAAAATTCAGTGAGGTCATATAACTCTTTCACAAgctttatatttttgtttctgCACCTTTTTTATGTCGTTTTTATAGACGATATTTGTCAATACAGGTAATGGCATCTTGCCCTAAGGAAGATATTCCCAATATGAAGGAACATCTTCAAGAGCAAAATTTCTACTTGATCACAGAGGTTGTTTTGCTTGAAGTTCAAACTTCTCTTATGTATGAAGTCTAAAGAAGAGTACTTATCTCTATAAAACAAAAACGACTATGTGTGAAGCAACTAAGCTTCAATACATGTCCAATTAAGGTCaggctatatgaatcctcactatTCATTTCACTATATTTGGACTGGAGTGACTCTATGGTGTTtgaaaagtaaataagagtgtCAAAGGTTCTGCGatgatttaaaaagaatgaGCGTAAGCAGTCTAATGAAGTGACTGCATCAATTATATTCTTTTATTACAAAAAAGAATCAGATTAATTGAATGAAGATGAATTTGGGAATACTCATTTTTCAGAAGTAATAATCTCAATGTCTCCAGCTATAAGAGCTGATCATGAACTCACTGTTTCCAGGAAGGTGAGCAAGGGCGGTTGCCTGTCTTGGTATTGAGTATGAAGGAAGCCCATAAGAAAAAAAGGCCAGCTATTGTCTTCCTGCATAGTACAAACAAATGTAAAGAGTGGTTACGGCCATTGCTTCAGGTGATATTCTGTTTTCTTAAAAGTACTCCCCATATTACCATCGAGTAGAAGCAATAGATGACAATTATATAACTACTAAAAAATCACTATTTTCCCATTGAAATTTTCCACTGAAAAATGGTCAATGGCTATTTCCAcaaatattttgattgaatcagtgaaaaagaaaaattgttcAGTGGCTTTTCCCAATATTTCAAGGGGAATCCGTTTCCCACCATATGTTTTCCTAGTGAACTGGTTCGGTGGGAATGGGATGGAAAAATCGTGTTTTATAGCACAAATTTCCTATTAATTCGCGGTGGGGAAAGCCTCTGTTTCGAGTAGTGTATGTAcgattctcttttttctttttggattcAGGCATATGCTTCGAGGGGATACATAGCTGTAGCAATTGATTCTCGATACCATGGAGAACGTGCCACCAATATTACAACATATCGTGATGTAAGAACAGGTGCATTTTCTCTTTGCTTCAGTTTTACTCTTGGTTATCTTCTCATACAAAAAAGTACACACAGGTCCAATAGGCTATGGGTGAACTGTCCTAAATTTCTACTATGTACAATTATTCTGCATTTAGTAGCAAAAACTTTGGCCTTTTGTTTTGAAGGATCCATTTTGTTGCGCCTATAGAAGTACTTCGCTTATTCAACGTGTAAACAATATGGGAGATGATCTCTTCTATACATCATGGAGTACTTAATGCCCTGTTATTGTTGGCTTCATATTAAGGAGGAGGAGAAATCAAGAACTGAACTTTCCCGTTGTATTTTCTTTACGTTGAATGCTTGGATGCTACTATATGATCGATTTGATTAACCGTACTGCTTTGTATACAATAAAGGCCCTTATATCATCATGGAAAAAAGGTGATACAATGCCTTTCATATATGATACGGTAAGGAAGTAGAGATTTGTTGTTGATGAAGTTCAAGTTTCTCTATGAATAATACTTCTCTACAAATTTTGAAGGTGTGGGACTTGATAAAACTGGCGGATTATCTAACAGAGAGGGAGGATATCGATTTGTCAAGGATAGGAATTACTGGTGAATCACTTGGAGGTTAGGCGAGTGCACATTACATTCAATATCTAACTGTTTCTTAAGCATGTGGAGTTCATATATGTTCTTTGTTGCAGGTATGCATGCATGGTTTGCTGCATTTGCTGACTTTCGCTATTCAGTAGTTATTCCTATAATCGGAGTTCAGGTGACCCTTACTTGAGTATTAGTTTGTGTGAAGACAAGGAAAGAGTTGattatatatcaataggagatCTATTATGGAGATTTTGTGGTGAGGTTGCAGGGATTTCGGTGGGCTATTGAGCATGATCGATGGCAGGAAAGAGTTGACAGTATCAAGGGTGTGTTTGAAGGTGAAACAAACCAGTTTAACTAGTAATTGGTTTTATCAGTTGCTTATTACTGTTGTTTATGTGGTTTTTAACATACTGGAGATGTCATTTGTCTGTCCTTTCAGAAGCACGTTCCAATTTAGGCAGGAATAAAATTGACAAAGAAGTGGTTGAGAAGGTCAGGATTTCATGCTTCTAGTACCCTTTGTGCCTATTTGCATGTCAAGCAAGCGACTTGATCATTGTGTTCGTGCATCTCCTGTTTTAGTTTATTCAAGCTTCTTCATTCTTGTAAATACAACTAATGTTAAAGTGGGTGGAGATTAGGGACAATCATATTGTGTTTCTTATCACCAAAGGTAAGTGCAAGAGTAAAATTAACTCTATATTTGTTGAATTATGTTTCTTCAGAGCAAGCCTGTGGCTGGATGCACTAGTTGCAGCTATTTAAATTTGTAgttaaaataaagggaaaaaaatgCTCCTATTTTTCAGTTAATCAAGATTTTTCACCGGAAACTCTCTAAACATTCATGATCATTTTAGGGGAAATGTGAGCAGTTACAGCAAAACTGAATCTGTTTAGGCAAGTTATCGTGGAAGGGGGCAGGGTCTATTGAGTAGCCACAAGAAAAATGAGATCTCACTTTTTTTGGatttatttttagatgtttAGCTGACGTATAAATAAGGTGAGGCACATCCTTACTCTCATAGATTTTACTACTTTCTGCAGTAAACAGTAGAAAAATGAGATCTCACATTGTTCGGATTATTCTGAGAGGTTCAGCTGATGTATATATAAGGCAAGACATAGACTCATCCTTCTTTAGTGGAACTCTCATAGTTTCTACTGATTAAGATAGAAAACCGGTACCTCGTGCTGTTGAGGACATCTAAATTTTATGAGACCAAAAGCCATCGGAAGTTTTTGTTTGTTACAACCATGTCTTCTTCGTAACCTTATCCATCTAGTTTCTATATTCTAAATCTTCCTGTTTTACTTCATCTTTCCTTCATCTATCTGCAGTAAGTTTCTTAAGCCAATAGAAAaactatccataatcaccctaTTCTTAGTGGATAAACTCCCATGGTTGAAATAAATTAAGGGACCTTAGCTGCAGTCATATCAGCCCgtactctttttttttgaagCTGTAAAGGTAGATCAGCCTATAGATTAGGAAAAGTTGAATGTGTGGTTCTCTGAAAGACGTTGGTATCAAGTGACTCTTCAagtctatgttgctcggactcttcagaAATATCGATGTGTGTGTGTTGGATACTccaaaaatagtgtatttttGGTGAATCAAATATGAGTGCAGCAACATTTTTGGCGAGTCTAAGCAACATAGCTTCAAGTTAGACTGGTGGCAAGGCaacatttaatttataaataaaaattgtatattGTTATAGTTATTAGTTTTCAAAACGTAACATTAGAAGTTAACTTCTCACGATAATATTCATCAAACAAAGACTTCTATTTGACGTTAATTAGCATATATGATCAGGTCTGGGACAGAATTGCTCCAGGTTTGGCTTCTCGATTTGATTCACCATATACAGTGCCGGCGATTGCACCACGCCCTTTGCTGATTTTAAATGGTATGATCTACCCGTTCATATGATTTGTGATATTTCATGCCATCACCATTTAGTACACATAAGACCATTTCAAATTTGTGCAAATAACAGGAAGAGAACTCTACATTTGGGATATGCAGGAGAGGAAGATCCTCGTTGTCCAATTGCTGGCCTGGATATTCTAACGTCAAGAGCCCGTAAAGCTTGTGCAGATGCTAACTGTCCACTTAATTTCAAGGTACAAAGTTATCCtcacaaaacaaaagaaagggGGAAATAAGAAGTAAGCAAATTCTGGTTTGATTGTCTCAATTGCTCTTGATTAAAGAACAATGTTACACTATTTTTGCAATCTTTGACCGAtcttttgaatttcttttttgtTATACCAGTCAAATCCTATCACCATTTGAGCTGAATTAGTCAAGGAAGTGCTAATATAAGTTCTGTAACTTGATAGTTATTCAAGATGGCCAAAGTCATAGGAAGTTGAAAACATTAATGTTTGTACATATAAGTTCTTTTTCCAGTTTAGGTGGCCAGTTTTCATGCCATTTTTTAAACTTTTGTTCTTTGTAACATTTCAGCTGATAGCCCAAGCTGGTGTTGGCCATCAAATGACTCCGTTGATGGTAAAGGAAGCGAGCAATTGGTTTGACAGGTTCTTTAAAGTGTAATTCAGGACAAGTGATCAAGTGAAGACTTGAGCAAAAACTTATATCAGAGATTATGAGATTCCTTGGACTACTCTgaattacaatatttataccatgtcaattttatgttttatataacGTTTAGTTTAGCTTTCAACTAAATACTTGCTCTATCGTTTCCTTTCAAACCTATTATACAACGCCCCTGGACTGAAACTTGGTATGACTAAAAGTTACAATAAGTAATAGGAAAAGAGGACAAATATACCCCCCAAATTTTCGTAAATGGTATGCGTATAACCTTCGTTATACTTTTAGCACATCAGTGTCCTTACCGTCCAAATTTTCGAGTGTATATATCTTTTATACTAATGATGGGACACGTGTTTCAATCTTAACCGCTGAGCCGATAATTATTAAactttttattcttcttcttcttctgatgATTCCCGGTTAAAGAAAAATGAGGGGAAAGGGTTCAAAGAACAGGTACAGAGGAGTATCAAAGAGGAGGCAGATTTGGATATAGCTAATAGGATGGATATGGAGAATTTTGAACTGGCTTTGATGGATTATGTTGGAAAAATGCGgactaacataaaaatatatatggtcaaattaatgaaataaaataaaaaaaataattatatcaagaattttacgtggaaaccttttaaataggaaaaaaaccacacgggccaagaggagcagctgatatcactatagtaaagAATTTTATACCGTATAGTTATGAGTACAATACTCCAAAATGACTACCACACAATCAAAaagaataacactcttttgatttaCCGCCTTACTAAAATAAcactcacactctatttttcttcacatactattttattatatatagtcAATGAAAACCTCACATCTCTCAAGTATTTTCTTTCTCTGTGAATTGGTGTGTTTATGATGAAGAAGGGgttctctatttatagagagATTTCCAACAATTTGAGTCAATCAGAAAGATTGATTAGTTGCAATTTTCAACTGCAAATTGCACCGTTTATTCAATATTTGCTGCAATGATTCAAATTCAATATTTGCTGCGCTTTTGACAATATGCTTGCAGTGATTGAAGGTTTAGTAACTATTGTTGACTAAATTTACATGGGATGGACCCCATAAATCTCTTCCTCTAGTCTCATGCACCAGAAAGAGATATCTTCATCTTTTCAGAGAGAGCTCATGCCAACAATTTCTTTGCACAAATCAAACTTGCCCCTTGTTACCACTTTGGTCAGCATATCTGCAGGATTCTCATTTGTAGAGATTTTTTCAACTTGCATAAATTTTCTATCTTTTCTCGAATCCAATGATATTTCACGTCTATGTGTTTCGTCCTTGCATGGTACTTGGAGTTCTTGCTCAAGTCTATTAcactttgactatcacaataAACGACATACTCCTTCTGATTCAACCCAAActcttgaaaaaaaattgaggcaTATCATCTCCTTGCCAGCTTCAATAGTCGCAATATACTCGGCTTCAGTTGTAGACAGTGCAACACACTTCTGCAACTTCGACTACCATGATATAGCccccttgaataaataaataaatatctagTAGTTTATTTTCTGTTAACAAGGTCACCTGCCATATCAGCATATGTATATCTCTTCAAGATTAGAATTGATTCTCCAAAACACAAGCATTCATCTGAGTTTCCTCTCAATACTCAGTATCCACTTTACAGCTTCTCAATGCTCTTTTCCTGGATTGTCGACAAACTTGCTGACAACATGAACTGCATGAGTAATATCAGGTCTAGTGCATACCATTGCATACATTGAATTTCCTACGATGGAAGAATATGAAACTTTACCCATGATCTGTTTTTCCTCCTGAGCTGTCGGATACATCTTCTtgctcaacttcatatgacCAGCAAGAGGTGTGCTAATAGACTTAGCATTCTTCATATTGAAGCACTCCAGTACACATTCAATGTACTTCTTTTGTGACAAGTAACACTTCCTTTTATCTCTAAGACGAGTAATCTTCATACCTAAAATTTGTTTAGCATGACTTACACAACCCCCCCTTCAACTAgccaattttggaaatattcTTGCTCACAAttaacatatcatccacatataataagcggatgataaaatcattgtCAGAATTCTTTTTTACAAATACACAGTGATCTGGGAAGTCTTCTTGTAGCTTTTCTCCCCTATAACAGATTCAAACTTTTTGTACTACTATCTAGGAGCTTGCTTTAGCCCGTAGAgactctttttgagtttgcacataaaattttctttaccaTTTACTTTGAAGCCCTTAGGTAGTTCCATATAAATCTCCTCTGGTAGGTTACTGTGAAGAAAAGTCATCTTCACATCCATATGCTGAATCTCTAAATTAAGACTAGCTTTGTACCTTGGCTTCAGGCTATGCTCTTCAACATTAACTTTGAATACCCACTTGTTCTTCAAAGATCTCATGCCCTTaggcaatttcaccaactcataagtgCGGTTCTCATGCAAAGATTTTATCTCATCTTGCATGGCTTCAATCCATTGATCTGTATGCTCATCTTCCAATGGCTTCTCATAACACTCAAGCTCACCCCCGTTAGTGAGTAGCACATACTTATTAGGTGAATAACAAGAGGATGGAATACGTTGTCTTGTGGACCTcctaagaaaaatatttgattcgTCCACAACTTCATAAGCAGGAGtatcatcaataacaacatcattgttATCATCAACATTAACATGTTGATTTGGGACTTGATTCTGAGCATCACCATGATCATTAAGCCCTCCAACGTCATACACATTTGTATGAGAAACTTGATCAATATGGACTACGACATCAAAACTTGAAGATTCTGGATTCTCCATTTTTTCAATATCTTTAATGATTTGATTTTCCATGAAGAAGATATCACGGCTTCTCACAAGATTCTTCTCAATTGGATCATATATCCCataaccaaattcatcaaggtCATATCCAACAAAGATGCATTGTCTTGTCTTGGCATATAACTTTGCACCCGCAACCAAATATCAAATGGTCATAGaaaacatcattttcataccaaactCTATTTAGACATCACTTTGCAAAGAAACAGCATGAAATAAGTTAATAACATATGCAACGGTCAATAAGGCCTCACCCCAAAAGGAGTTCGGCAACTTTTCTTCAGAAAACAAACGTCTAACTCTTTCCATCAAGATCCTGCTCATCCTCTCAGCCATCCAACtataacaccccccaaaatttttccctaagatttagACCCTCTTATGTACGTGTAGGATCAAACTCGAGTATTATGGAGTAtatacacatgagttaggattaattcctaagtatttaaagtgtgttagatgtatttaggggtcataagggatctctaaaagtaagtcgagtccaaagaactccaattgattaagttttcagatgagttagtataagtaTCGatttcaaatgatcatatctcctagaatgtaatgaactgggtggaccacgacctaccaacttaaagttctttgagtcttctttccaacgccaccaagattgcaatttttggagttcggagtcaaaagttatggccattttactacagattagtactgcaggaattttaggcctggacgaaatttaggcttggcgctccagtggcgccccatgccactatagcgccagaaaatggcctcaatagtttggtccttggcgcaacgcgccactattagatgtgtagGGTTTTATGCCTATTTTGgtttggcgctgcagtggcacgACGCGTCACTATATcgccagcaagatttttgcccaattttccagattatttaagaggggcaacttggactttttccaaattatatatacaccacccttgagcattttggaccattattttcagcttctctctctctctaaaaagccctagaaattttccctctcttcttctacttcttcttctccaaatccatctccaacaaagggtgccttcaagagtttcaagaatTTAAGCCTCCCATTGAAGGCCTAACATCAAggtctcttcaaagtcttcaaacaaggtatgtaaggctaacctaaaatatggattgagttcttccatatgcccatagatgtgttggataggagttgtgaaagaattgaaccttctaagaaggttttcttgaaagttttccaaAACTATAGAATGTgtttagatactattggttgattgatgtttttaatggcttgggttactaaatagttatttttcatattattgactacaaatgaatttttgtatataaattcatatgtattgacggtattcttgagttgagttttgttgagagtatggattcatgtttcattcacatgaacccaagatgagatttctttgtcataattatcttgaggttgaggtggatgtttttgtgtatatatgtattgattggaatgaaaagaatgaattgaatagctaagaatgtccttttgcttccataaattgaatatagaactaaaatagggattttggagtagatgtttgatgattgatgtgatgataatgtttgatgataatgtgaatgatgatatatgatgatgatgtgatgatgatgtttgatgacgatgtgaatgatgatatttgacaacgATGTGAATGAAGAGATTATGTTTATGAGGAGGTTGTGTGATGAAATgtattggagtctaatgtgattatgtgatatgtgatttacctaatttgatgtggttggagtcttatgaatattttgaaattaaatgatcttttgagaaggagctttaaacaaataatttgtgaacctttttgcataaact contains the following coding sequences:
- the LOC129880639 gene encoding uncharacterized protein LOC129880639 isoform X1; translated protein: MRGAGMLLRDLGSILALHVQSAKPYGRVAKNMNKIMAIDADDLRSQFLQLLRTRRTPQVPLCVIPGKPVNDPLYQEFPKPKFSEVMASCPKEDIPNMKEHLQEQNFYLITEEGEQGRLPVLVLSMKEAHKKKRPAIVFLHSTNKCKEWLRPLLQAYASRGYIAVAIDSRYHGERATNITTYRDALISSWKKGDTMPFIYDTVWDLIKLADYLTEREDIDLSRIGITGESLGGMHAWFAAFADFRYSVVIPIIGVQGFRWAIEHDRWQERVDSIKGVFEEARSNLGRNKIDKEVVEKVWDRIAPGLASRFDSPYTVPAIAPRPLLILNGEEDPRCPIAGLDILTSRARKACADANCPLNFKLIAQAGVGHQMTPLMVKEASNWFDRFFKV
- the LOC129880639 gene encoding uncharacterized protein LOC129880639 isoform X2, whose translation is MLLRDLGSILALHVQSAKPYGRVAKNMNKIMAIDADDLRSQFLQLLRTRRTPQVPLCVIPGKPVNDPLYQEFPKPKFSEVMASCPKEDIPNMKEHLQEQNFYLITEEGEQGRLPVLVLSMKEAHKKKRPAIVFLHSTNKCKEWLRPLLQAYASRGYIAVAIDSRYHGERATNITTYRDVWDLIKLADYLTEREDIDLSRIGITGESLGGMHAWFAAFADFRYSVVIPIIGVQGFRWAIEHDRWQERVDSIKGVFEEARSNLGRNKIDKEVVEKVWDRIAPGLASRFDSPYTVPAIAPRPLLILNGEEDPRCPIAGLDILTSRARKACADANCPLNFKLIAQAGVGHQMTPLMVKEASNWFDRFFKV
- the LOC129880639 gene encoding uncharacterized protein LOC129880639 isoform X3, producing the protein MPTTFVHSFFSSFVPVVLLKVMASCPKEDIPNMKEHLQEQNFYLITEEGEQGRLPVLVLSMKEAHKKKRPAIVFLHSTNKCKEWLRPLLQAYASRGYIAVAIDSRYHGERATNITTYRDALISSWKKGDTMPFIYDTVWDLIKLADYLTEREDIDLSRIGITGESLGGMHAWFAAFADFRYSVVIPIIGVQGFRWAIEHDRWQERVDSIKGVFEEARSNLGRNKIDKEVVEKVWDRIAPGLASRFDSPYTVPAIAPRPLLILNGEEDPRCPIAGLDILTSRARKACADANCPLNFKLIAQAGVGHQMTPLMVKEASNWFDRFFKV